In one Trichlorobacter lovleyi SZ genomic region, the following are encoded:
- a CDS encoding type II toxin-antitoxin system HicA family toxin — protein sequence MNKSHRSTLLAIFSLPVPATLEWRKIESLFVALGAQTIEGNGSRVRFELNGIIGTFHRPHPAKEAKPYQVKDARAFLENAGVKP from the coding sequence ATGAATAAATCTCACCGTAGCACACTGCTTGCTATTTTTTCACTTCCTGTTCCAGCAACTTTGGAATGGAGAAAAATTGAATCATTGTTCGTTGCACTCGGTGCACAAACAATTGAAGGCAACGGTTCAAGGGTCAGGTTTGAGCTAAACGGCATAATTGGTACTTTTCATCGCCCGCACCCTGCAAAAGAGGCCAAACCATATCAAGTTAAAGATGCAAGGGCGTTCCTGGAGAACGCAGGAGTAAAACCATGA
- a CDS encoding type II toxin-antitoxin system HicB family antitoxin has protein sequence MSTMTFKGYAAKIEYSDEDACFIGHIAGIKDVIGFHAETVKELRAAFEEAVDDYLATCERVGRAPQKPYSGKLMLRVPPEVHARAAMMAQAHGVSINQWASDVLAHAS, from the coding sequence ATGAGCACAATGACATTCAAGGGCTATGCTGCAAAAATTGAATATAGCGACGAAGATGCATGTTTTATCGGGCATATTGCCGGCATCAAAGATGTTATCGGCTTCCATGCGGAAACCGTGAAAGAACTGAGAGCAGCGTTTGAGGAGGCAGTTGACGACTATCTTGCAACCTGTGAAAGAGTTGGAAGAGCACCACAAAAACCGTACTCCGGCAAGCTCATGCTGCGTGTACCACCAGAAGTCCACGCTCGGGCAGCCATGATGGCGCAGGCTCATGGCGTAAGTATAAACCAGTGGGCGTCTGACGTTCTGGCACATGCTTCATAA